One Micromonospora sp. WMMD1120 genomic region harbors:
- the rpsI gene encoding 30S ribosomal protein S9, translating into MTDITETEVAPEVTEAPAPVARAPRGDRPIQTVGRRKEAIVRVRIVPGTGKITCNGRDLEAYFPSKVHQQLIKDPLVTAEKPEAFDVIANLRGGGTTGQAGALRLAIARALIVSEPDDRPALKKAGFLTRDARVKESKKYGLKKARKAPQYSKR; encoded by the coding sequence ATGACCGACATCACCGAGACCGAGGTCGCCCCCGAGGTCACCGAGGCACCGGCGCCCGTCGCCCGCGCGCCGCGTGGTGACCGCCCGATCCAGACCGTGGGTCGGCGCAAGGAGGCCATCGTCCGGGTCCGCATCGTCCCGGGCACCGGCAAGATCACCTGCAACGGTCGTGACCTCGAGGCCTACTTCCCGAGCAAGGTGCACCAGCAGCTCATCAAGGACCCGCTGGTCACCGCCGAGAAGCCCGAGGCGTTCGACGTCATCGCCAACCTGCGGGGCGGCGGCACCACCGGCCAGGCCGGTGCGCTGCGGCTCGCCATCGCCCGCGCGCTGATCGTCAGCGAGCCGGACGACCGCCCGGCCCTCAAGAAGGCCGGCTTCCTCACCCGGGACGCCCGGGTCAAGGAGAGCAAGAAGTACGGCCTCAAGAAGGCCC
- the rplM gene encoding 50S ribosomal protein L13, with protein MRTYSPKPGEIERQWHVIDASDVVLGRLATHAATLLRGKHKPTFAPHVDTGDFVVIVNAGKVALTGNKRQTKVAYRHSGYPGGLKQVGYEELLTKRPERAIELAVKGMLPHNKLGRQLIKKLKVYAGAEHPHLAQQPVPFEIKQIAQ; from the coding sequence GTGCGTACGTACAGCCCGAAGCCGGGTGAGATCGAGCGTCAGTGGCACGTCATCGACGCCTCTGATGTCGTGCTGGGCCGCCTGGCCACCCACGCCGCCACGTTGCTGCGTGGTAAGCACAAGCCGACTTTCGCGCCGCACGTCGACACGGGCGACTTCGTCGTCATCGTGAACGCGGGCAAGGTCGCGCTGACCGGCAACAAGCGCCAGACCAAGGTCGCTTACCGCCACTCCGGTTACCCGGGTGGTCTGAAGCAGGTCGGCTACGAGGAGCTGCTGACCAAGCGGCCCGAGCGGGCCATCGAGCTGGCCGTGAAGGGGATGCTCCCGCACAACAAGCTCGGCCGTCAGCTGATCAAGAAGCTGAAGGTCTACGCCGGTGCCGAGCACCCGCACCTCGCGCAGCAGCCGGTGCCGTTCGAGATCAAGCAGATCGCGCAGTGA